One genomic segment of Oncorhynchus masou masou isolate Uvic2021 chromosome 16, UVic_Omas_1.1, whole genome shotgun sequence includes these proteins:
- the LOC135557930 gene encoding muscarinic acetylcholine receptor M5-like: MDVEDLQIQNSTFDGNTSDIQPVPHNLWEVITIATISAIVSLITVVGNVLVMLSFKVNSQLKTVNNYYLLSLAFADLIIGALSMNLYTSYILMGYWSLGNLACDLWLALDYVASNASVMNLLVISFDRYFSITRPLTYRAKRTPKRAAIMIGLAWLVSFVLWAPPILCWQYFAGERTVPADQCQIQFFSEPVITFGTAIAAFYIPVSIMTLLYSRIYKETEKRTKDLAELQGLTTSGHPETVNKPQKTVMLQSCFGSSNDRRDRRNQASWSSSNRSNVTKTTTQSDELAWAHAEQITSFNSYTSSEEETHHPVSAATSQGTIKGQVQSQTEKGQTAADYGDNEEGKYFQTAIPPLEKLSKKGISYKFKLVSKDTSSPPQNDKITNNTDLKTAPPCLSESDQIGQNHHQNSSPSSPTTTTPKPMDPSLKSQITKRKRMVLIKEKKAAQTLSAILLAFILTWTPYNIMVLISTFCSDCIPVSLWHLGYWLCYVNSTINPMCYALCNKTFQKTFKMLLMCQWRKKRGEDKLYWCGQNPAINSKMT, from the coding sequence ATGGATGTTGAGGACCTCCAGATCCAAAACTCAACATTTGAtggcaacacatcagacattcAGCCTGTCCCACACAACCTATGGGAGGTCATCACCATAGCGACCATATCGGCCATCGTCAGCCTTATAACAGTCGTAGGCAATGTTCTGGTGATGCTGTCGTTCAAGGTCAACAGTCAACTAAAGACAGTCAACAACTACTACCTTCTCAGCTTAGCCTTCGCTGACCTCATAATAGGAGCCCTGTCCATGAACTTATACACTTCATACATCCTAATGGGCTATTGGTCCTTAGGGAACCTAGCCTGTGACCTCTGGTTAGCCCTGGATTACGTGGCCAGCAATGCCTCCGTTATGAACTTGTTAGTCATCAGTTTCGACAGATACTTCTCCATCACAAGGCCGTTGACCTATAGAGCCAAGAGGACGCCGAAGAGAGCGGCTATTATGATTGGCTTAGCGTGGTTGGTGTCGTTTGTCCTCTGGGCGCCGCCTATCCTGTGCTGGCAGTACTTTGCGGGAGAGAGGACGGTCCCAGCAGACCAGTGCCAGATCCAGTTCTTCTCCGAGCCGGTGATCACGTTCGGCACGGCCATCGCTGCCTTCTACATCCCTGTCTCCATCATGACCCTCCTCTACAGTAGGATCTACAAGGAGACAGAGAAACGCACCAAGGACCTGGCTGAGCTGCAGGGTCTCACCACATCTGGTCACCCAGAGACTGTTAATAAACCCCAGAAAACAGTTATGTTACAGTCCTGTTTTGGCTCCAGTAACgacaggagggacaggaggaacCAGGCCTCATGGTCCTCGTCCAACCGGAGCAACGTCACCAAGACCACGACCCAGTCGGACGAGCTGGCCTGGGCCCATGCTGAACAGATCACCTCCTTTAACAGCTACACCTCGTCCGAGGAGGAGACTCACCATCCTGTTTCCGCGGCAACCTCTCAAGGGACAATCAAAGGTCAAGTTCAAAGTCAGACAGAGAAAGGACAGACGGCCGCCGATTACGGTGATAACGAAGAAGGCAAATATTTCCAGACCGCCATTCCACCGCTGGAAAAACTCAGCAAGAAGGGAATCTCTTACAAGTTCAAATTGGTCTCGAAGGATACCAGCAGCCCTCCTCAGAATGACAAAATCaccaacaacacagacctcaAAACagctcctccatgtctctctgagtCTGACCAGATAGGTCAGAACCACCACCAGAACTCCTCTCCAtcatcccccaccaccaccacccccaagCCCATGGACCCCTCCCTGAAGAGCCAGATCACCAAGAGGAAGAGGATGGTCCTCATCAAGGAGAAGAAAGCTGCTCAGACTCTCAGTGCCATCCTCCTGGCCTTCATCCTAACATGGACGCCGTACAACATCATGGTGCTCATCTCCACCTTCTGTTCTGACTgcatccctgtgtctctctggcaCCTGGGCTACTGGCTCTGTTATGTCAACAGCACCATCAACCCCATGTGTTACGCATTGTGTAATAAGACTTTTCAGAAGACCTTTAAGATGCTGTTGATGTGTCagtggaggaagaagagaggggaggataagCTGTACTGGTGCGGACAGAACCCGGCCATCAACAGCAAGATGACATGA